The genomic stretch CAAGTTGGGCCCTGCACAACCCCAGGGGGATGCCGCTCGCCTCCTCCCACTGTGGATTTCTAGGGTGATTAGAACATTTTTGGCAGCTGGCAGTAAAAAGATGTGAGGAAGGCTCAGCCACTAgttccctgtgcctcagtctcctggtCTGTAAAACGGGGCTATTCATAGTGCCTGCTTCCAGGGCCGCTATGAGGCTAACAGGAGCTCCAGCTTCAGTCTCCTAGCTCCCAGCACAGCGCCCCGCACACCTGTTCCTACGAAGCGGCCCTCCCATCATTCGATGCCGTTTGCAGCGGAGCCCACACAGCCAGGGAAGTGCCCTTCTGTTCCCAGAACCTGGCCAGCTCTTAGGGTCCCTAACACCACCAGCAACTCATGCCCTGGGACTGAATATTTCTTTCTCCCAACGCCCCCGCCCCCACAAGGGTCTCCAGGGATGGTCTCACCTtttcttctgcattttttttactttaactggggaacaaaaaaataaacaagcattTGTTAGATGTTGGTCCTGGGTGCATCCTGGTTGCAAGTTTCTGAAAGCTAAAAAGCCAAAAGCCCCCCTTAGACATTTGCCTTCTCCCCTAGCAAATTTGCCACTCAACAGGAGAACtactgcaaatatttattttccccaagtaCATGAGTAATGTGTGTGGGTAAAAACTTCAAACAAAGTACAAGCATgttaaattgttttttgttttgttttagaaaggaGAGCGAGCAAGCGAGagaggctgcctcccgcacgcacccaacctgggatcaaacccacaacctagggatgtgccctgaccgaacgGAACTTACCCTTctggtgcacgggacaacgctccaaccaactgagccaccccacgGCATACATTCAACTTTTGGCTGAATAATGCTTGGTGATCATATATGGCCCACACAAAAGATGGCCCTTGCATAGTAAATTCATTTCCCTGTTAAAATGGGTGGCTAcattctcaatttcttcattataTAGACATTAaatgagaagaggaaaaaatTTCAACTGGACATCACTGTCTCAAGACATCTGAAAAACAGCAGATATTAAAAGTctgtctggccctagccggtttggctcagtggatagagcgtcggtctgcggactgaagggtcctgggttcaattccggtcaagggtacgtaccttggttgcaggctcctcccccgcccagaGCCCTGGTaaggcccgtgcaggaggcaaccaattgatgtgattctctcacatcaatatttcgctgtttttccctctctcttccactctctaaaaatcaatgggaaaatattctcaggtgaggattaaaatacaataaataaataaataaataaataataccttataatttaaaaaaaggttgtctggccctggcctggtggctcagttggttggagcgttgtcccatacaccaaaaggttgtgggttcaactccccattagggcacatacctaagttttgggtttgatccccagttaagGCACATATGGGAGGTGACTGATTgacccactgatgtttctccctctttctctcgtCCTTCCTGCTctacctaaaatcaataaaaacatttccttcaGCCCGGCTGATGTAGCTCAACAGTTGAGCTtaaacccaggaaccaagatgtcactggtttgattcctggtcagggcacatactccgggttcgatcccctgttgggggtgtgcaggaggcaaccaatcaatgatatttctctcttgtggatgtttctatgtctctatatttctcctgtcctctctctaaaaaaaaaaattaaaaaaatcaataaaaacatacactgagccctaaccggtttggctcagtggatagagcgtcggccagcggactggagggtcccaggtttgattccggtctagggcatgtaccttggttgcgggcacatccccagtgggaggtgtgcaggaggcagctgatcgatgtttctctctcatcgatgtttctaacactctatccctctcccttcctctctgtaaaaaatcaataaaatatatatatttaaaaaacaaacaaacaaacaaaaaaacatacactgagtggccagattattatgatctctgaatgcataataatctggccactcatcgtgtatatcctatataataaaaggctaatatgcaaattgtccccttgaccaggagttcgaccagcaggcaggccagccaatcgccaatgtcccctcccccctggccaggctggccggaccccacccatgcacgaattcatgcatcgggcctctaaaatatatattatatactagtagcccgtttgcaggaagaatcctgtaAGTGGCTGCtgtggccgcgtgcgctgccgttGCCGCTACCGCCGCCGTTgcagccaccgcgcctgcaccctcGGGCCGCTGCCGCTCGCCCtgctccaccccgccccgccccgcccgggctttccctctggcagccaccttgctttccgcttttcctccctcttccttctaagttgtcttcagtcttcactcctccctccctcagtgtatgcaaattaaccaccatctttgttgggtaatttgcatactcgccctgattggctggtgggtgtggctttggctggtgggcatggcttgggcatagcgaaggtgcggtcaatttgcatattactattttattaggtaggatatatgtgtgtgtgtgtgtgtgtgtgtgtgtgtgtgtgtgtgtatgatatatatatatatatatctacacacacacatatatatatatatactgagtggccagattattatgcattcagagatcataataacctggccactcagtgtattttttaaaaacatatccttgggcgaggatttaaaaaaaattttttttcagtagatgCCAGGCGTTGGATGGAGGGGGATGGGAATTAATGTTTAATAGGGACAAAGTTTCAGTTTGAGAAGATGAAAGAATCCTGGAGCCCAGGCCGGCTGGCTCAGTTAGAGcctcatcctgtgcaccaaaaggttgcgggttcaattctcagtcagggcacatacctgggttgcatgcgcatttgatccctggtcagggtgtatggGGGAGGCGACAGATtgacccatcaatgtttctctttcacatggatgtttctttttctctctctctccctttctctctctaaatcaatgaacatatcctctggtgaggcttTCTTTGCCTGCTGTTACCTTTCCTGATCACCACAGCAACAGTCACCAGCCCAGCAAGGAGGAGGGCTCCAGCCAGGCTCAAGGAGAGTGCCAGGATCCAAGTGGGTactagaggaaaagagagagtggGCAAGTCATGGAGTTGTGGAGGCACAGGGAGGAAATAGGACAGCTGTCATCTTGGGGGAGCTAGCTTTTCCCCCTTACCCGCCAACTATGTGGCTTGAGTGTAACTGGACACTAGGGACCCAGCAAACCTTATATCTAGCCAATGAGAATTAATTCTGAGACTTTGGATAGGCCTCTGCTGGGAAGAGAGGTTTACTCCTCTACCCAATATTACAAAACTGGTAGATATACATCTGGAGCTGCTGGGTAGAATTTTGCTACCATGTGGGGGTGGGCTTGCCTGAGAAGAAGACACAGAAGAAAGCTGAACTGAGAGGTGGCAAATGATTCCTGACACCTTTGGGCCCCTGGATTCAGCCACGCCTGAAGTCAGCACTGTGATCTGACTTCAGTTCAGCGAATCAACAAATCCCTCTTGGTTGTCGAAGCCAGTTTGAGTCAAGTTTTCAGTTACTTGCAGCCTGAAGATTCCTGCTGATTTCAGCATGGGTAGCAGGGGATCAGGGGACAAATCCCCACCCCAGCCAAGTGTGGACCACGAGGCCTACACAGAGGTCAGACACAGAAGCTGAAACCCCAGCTCCAGGGTTTTGTCTGCAAAGGATTTGGCTGCCCCTCCCTGGAGAGAGAGGGGATCTCTCAGGGGAGCCTGGAGCAGATGCCCTGACCCCAGTGGAGGTCAGGAGCTAAGCCAGGAGGGTGAAGGAGAAATGCACACTTGGTGTTCTCACAGTGTTAgccttgttcattcattcacccgggggctgggggggggggcaaggttTGTCACCTTCCCACTCTGAGACCACAGGACCAAGGTAAGAGAAGGGAGCCTTTGATAGCAGAGCTTGAGGCCGGGAAGGACATAGAGACTGTTCTGTCATCACAATGTGTGAGCCTCTGCTAGCAACAAAGTTCTATTTGCAGCTGGAAAGTTCTGGTGGATGCTGACACACAGGCTCCACCTGGAGGCTCCTCCCTCTCTCCGCTCCTTGATCCAGAGTCCACACCCACACCCTTGAAAAGGTCAGCAGCCCTCCCAAACTTCTGTCCCACTCACCCCAAAAGCCAGAGTCCTTCCTGCAGCCACAAGGCCCCACAAGATCCTTTTTGCTACCTTCCTGCCCTCGTCTCTCCCCACTTTCCTCCTTGCTCATTAGGCTTCAGTCAAGGGTGCCTCCATGTTGCTCAAACACAccagcctcaggacctttgcacatccTGCTCTTTCTACCTGGAACCTTCTTGCCCGAGACATTCATGTGGCTGGCTCCTTGTCATTCAGGTCTGTTCTCAAACACTCCCTCCTCAGAGAAGTGTTCACTGACCACTGTCCTCTGTATTTAAAATGACACCctttagctctagctggtttggctcagtggatagagtgtcggcctgcagactgaagggtcctgggtttgattccagttaagggctcagtccccagtagggggcgtgcaggaggcagctgattctctctcatcattgatgtctctatctctccctctcccttcctctctgaaatcaagaaaaatatatttagccctaaccggtttggctcagtggatagagcgtcggcctgcggactgaaagggtcccaggttcgattccagtcaagggcatgtaccttggttgtgggcacatccccagtagggggtgtgcaggaggcagctgatcgatgtttctccctaactctctatccctctctcttcctctctgtaaaaaaaatcaataaaatatatttaaataaataaataaataaaatgacacccTTCACCAGGCTGTATTTCATTCTTGCATTTCACTTGCCCCCACTGGCAGATTGAATACTTCTTAGACTACTCGTTCATGGTGCGTGGCAGGTGCTCGAAGATGTTccatggccaggaggggaggggacagcggAGCATGCACATTTAATGCCTGGGCTTTGGAGACCAGtggagtcccagctctgctgcctgctcGCTATGTgacttgggcaagtcccttcatctcttgtgccttggtttccttatctgcaaaatggggagaaTCACTATACCCACCGCACGGGAtgactgtgaggattaaacaaggaAAAGTGAGTAAATCCTGGCAAGTTGGAAGCCTGGCTCGTTCTATGACAACTTCCACGCAGAGCGAACAGCACTGGGAAAGGCTTGGTAGTGAGAAAATGGAGCCCGGCAGTGAGGGCTGGCGAAAGGGCCTTACCTGGGAAGGACACGTGCACAGGTTCACTGAGGTCTGACAGTTGCGGCTGCCTGTGCTCGCCTAAGACGCCATATTGGCACTGAAACATTCCCCCTGCAGCCTCCCAGCCGCCGCTCAGGTTGAAGGTGACCCTGAGCTGGTCTGCAGGGGCCTGCAGGAGCTGGACCACCTTCTCCCCTTGGTAGAGCGTGAAGTTGGCCCCTGGGAAGCCCCAGGGGGCCACGCATTCAATGTAGATGGGGTCCTCTTGActgctggggtgtgggggcacCAGCAGGATGGATGGCGCTGGTATCGCCATGGAGCCTACAATGCAGAAAAGGGAGGTTGGGTGAATGGGTGATTAGAGCAGGGGCCAACCTGGCTGTGTGGCTTAGGGCAAGTGGCTCACACTCTCTGGACCttgttcctccctcccccaactgattacagatttatttttcacttgtcaAATACTAGTACACAGCTGATAATTTGGACGGGAAAATACATCAAAGGCATATATACAATTAATAGAAGTTCTTATTATACAATGTAGCATGGAAGATACATCTTTACTTTTACACATTCTAGAAGACATTCAAATCAAGATAGATTCAAACAGGTTGATAAACGTCTGTGggccttgccctagccagtttggctcagtggatagagcattggccttcagactgaagggtcccgggtttgattcctgccaagggcacatgcccaggttgtgagcttgatccccagtaagggggtgtataggaggcagccagtcaatgattctcatcattgatgtttctatctatctatctctccctctcccttcctctctgatatcaatgaaaataaaaaaaataaaaaatgtctgtgGGCCTTGATTTTTATGTACAACTGGAGGCTAGTCATCCCCACCCTACTGCGATGGTGGGGAATCAAGTGCCTTGTACATGGTCAGGGGTCACTGCGtttgagtcattttttttaaatgatagcagTAGATATTACACAGCAATGCAATTTACATTCTCATTACTTCAATCAACAGTACCGACTATGCACCAGGACCTGCTTTAGGTACTGGGGACAGAGCAGTGAatgagatagacagacagacagacatgccTGCCTCAGGGAGCTGATGGTCTCAAGGAGATAAGAAGTGCTGTGCAGCACATGAGAGTAATGAGAAGGCTGCAGCAGCTGGGATGGCCACGGAGGGCTTCCCTGAAGAAGTGACACAGGAAGAGCTGAGAGaaagcatttcaggcagaggaacagcatgggcaaaggctggggggctgggaggggtgtggggtatTCAAGGAGGCTGGCTAGAGGGCATGAGGGacagggagagcaggaggaggggagggctgagAGGTTCTAGCTTGCTTCCCAGGCTGTGGTGAGGAATATAGATTTCAGGGTTCAGTTTCCTACAGGAGGGACCAGtgtctccccagctgcccccaggctcCTGCGCACAGTGTGGATCTGGCTTAGGTGAGGTCTACACAAGCCTTCCGTTGTCCCCCAGCAAATCTGCTACTGTGGCCCTGGAGGTGGGAGCCTCAGAGGCCAACAGGGCTGAGTCATGGGGCGTGGGCACCGCTCTCCTCAGCGGGGTGGCATTTCTGATAACCATGATGTGGGGATAACGAGGAGCCCAATAAAAGAAAGCCATGCTCCGGGGACATTTCCAAGGCTCTGGGACAAATCTGTCAGGGCTCAGCCTTCTCCAGCACCTAGGGAGGGCAGTCCCAGGTACAGGTTCCTGCCCCCAGAGCAGAGGTAAGGTGGGCAGGCATGGGGAGTGGCTCGGGGGGAGTGCAGGGGTGTCAGGCTCACCAGCTGCAAAGAGCAGGACAATCCAGGGCATTGCTTCTCCAGCGACTGGCCAGGCAATCTGGCTGAGGCCAGTGTGACCCACGGTTCACCACAACTCCTTCAGTGCGGCCAGAGCAGGGAAAGAAGAAGCTGGGCTGTTTCTAGCCGAGTTATTTCCTCACTGGCAGGAAGTTGCATATATACTTGAGTTACTGAAAgactctttctcctctccccaccccttccattGGGGCACATCAGACCCTAGCACCTCTCGGAGCCTTGGTGGCCATAGTTCTGAAGATGTGAGGGACAAACAAATGAGATGGTCaggatgcatttattttttctaccCCTGAGAGGACTCCTGGGCATGAGGAAGGGTAAGGACTGTGGGCTGTTTGGGAAATCCACGCCCAAGACGTACACCACAGCCCAACCAGCGCCAAAGTTGATGTACATGTCTGGTGGAGGGTGGGTAGGGCTTGGcctctgtgacctcaggcaaggcaTGGTTCTCCTTTAAAACCTCATCATGTTGCTCTGTAGAATTCAGctcagaggagcagagagagatcCAAAGAACTCATGATATGAGGCACTATGCCACGAGGGGTGTGCGCATTTCCAACGTGAAGCCACAGAGAAGAAAAGCTTCAGGAGCTTCGCAAGCCAGGTGAAACACTAGCTCCGGAACTGAGGCAATGATATACTTTGCAGAATAAATTGCCTTCCAGCTCCAGCTCAGAAACTTCCAAAGATTTGTTTGACAAGTAGGTTTGCTTTGCTCTCTAAACATTTCTGTTCAAATTAAGTGGGTCCACCTGGAGGTTTACACCCAGGAAGGACATAAACATGTGTACACCAAACACCAAAAAGGACCActagacttttctttcttttgacacACAACCCTCATTCCAACATCAGGACCTTTGGGCATAATTCTATCACTCTGGTCAAATCCCACttcttcaggtctcagcttaaatATCACTTCTGTAAAACCCATCCAGAGCTCTCTGGACTTAGAAAAACCCCTTTGCTGAATTCTCCCATAGTgccttgtaattttcttttattgcaaTTAGTATGCTTGTTGCTTCCAaggaatctgtccatttcatctaagttgtagAACTTAGTAGTATAAACTGTTAATGTTTTCTCGTTTTCCTTTTAACGTCTGTAGGGTCTGTGGTGATGTTCCATTGGCAACAcaatttgtg from Eptesicus fuscus isolate TK198812 chromosome 6, DD_ASM_mEF_20220401, whole genome shotgun sequence encodes the following:
- the C6H19orf38 gene encoding protein HIDE1, whose amino-acid sequence is MPWIVLLFAAGSMAIPAPSILLVPPHPSSQEDPIYIECVAPWGFPGANFTLYQGEKVVQLLQAPADQLRVTFNLSGGWEAAGGMFQCQYGVLGEHRQPQLSDLSEPVHVSFPVPTWILALSLSLAGALLLAGLVTVAVVIRKVKVKKMQKKRERESCWAQGNFTTTDMSFDNSLFAISTKITSEGDAATLDACSGSTATHENSRPRKRPTSTSSSPEPPEFSTFRACQ